A segment of the Chlorocebus sabaeus isolate Y175 chromosome 15, mChlSab1.0.hap1, whole genome shotgun sequence genome:
tatagagagagagaggttgcTTTCATGAGAATTAAGTTTGACTTATTTTCCAAAGAGCAATTTGTAGCCTACTGTCCTGATAAAATGGATTCATCATTACACGTTAATATTAGAAAGCAGCTCAATGAGGCCAGCTGGTGGCCTCATTCCTCATAGGTGTGAGGAATGGGTCTGAGTGAAGGCCATTTTAAGTAACAGATGTCTTTTATCTTGTCAGTTCTGCCAATTTTTGTTTAGTAAGCATTCCGGtttctgtaataattttaaatggagGAAAGTAAGGAAAATGTGATAACTGACTTTTTACTCTAATATTACCATAGGGATAATGAAGTTCATTGCAGATTGTTTTCTGACCTTCGGTGCATGTATCAAagtagatttttgttttaaaaatatgagataCATTTTTCTGGATCTGATGTTTATTGGGGTAGAGAGGATGACTGTCTTAAAAATAGATCGTGTATCCTGCCTAGAGCAAAGACTCTTAAGTCTTTTGGCTGAAAATGAAATGAGTATGGACAAAAATATTGAAGTATTCTACTTTTACCATATAATCAGTGTCTTGATAACAATTGTAGTTTTTGTTGGTTGGATCTAAGAATGTGTTGGACTTGGGTAAATTTCAGACATGaccaacaacagaaaacaaaagcccAATTCCTTAATCTTTCCTGACTGAAACTTCTCGGGAAGAAACCAGTTCCGAATTGTAAGACATAAATAAGATCGTCTTTTATTGTAAGTTTTTAAGCTATGTAATAGGTTTTTAAactatataataaaacatatggGGATAACATCAGTTGAATGTGCTACTTTTAAAGCATTAAACCACTAACATAAACCTTCTATATTATAGAAACTTCCGAGTTACCAAAATTTAGTCTGGTACAGAGCCCTTGAATATGTTCTGGTTCCCTCACTGTAGCCCTTCATTCTCTTCTATATTAATACTAAAGCATATTGCCTAATAACTACAACCCTGACCAAATTTTGGCCTGGATCTCATGGGTCACGTGGagttttaaatgtgatttttaatttatttgggtaATTGACCTGAATCTATAGTTTTCAGATTACTTTTTTAAACAGGTAGGCTCTTAACAACAGATTGTTAAAAACGTATTACCCCATTGGAGGGGAATCTGGATTAACTACCCACTGTTCCCCCCcaacttttgaaaaattttggCCATAAACCAGCCAAgagttattattttatagaatgacTGAAAAATCAGTATGATCTTTGAGGACTTTATAGTACTGTAAATCTTAGGAGcacattagttttgttttttttttttttaagccagtcaAATAGCAGTGGGGGGATTGTATACCAACTTTAGTGACACTGATTTTAGTAAGTTCTGATAACCCACTACCATCGGACCAGCCTGGAGCACATTACTTTGGCCAGTGGAAAGTCTCTTGGAGAGACTTTGAGGTTTGTGATAACAAATCATGCTATCACTAaagtgaaatacatatatatatatatatacactcctAGAATATAAGCAGAATGGAAAAGTTGGCAAGGATGAAATAGAGCATTGGAGTGAATTTTTTTCATTACAGAATTGTTAGTTCCTTTAGGAACTTAGTCtcgtagatgtatatatttaattagcATAACTTGGACAGCACAAGATTAATGCTTTAACTTGTTTGCAGGAGTTTAAAAAGCTGGTTTCTGTTGCCAATAGTTGGTTGGAAGGGAAAATGGAGAtgccacaaataaaattttttggatgtgcaaaacagttttgattttatttcttacaaaCTATAGGACTCCAAGCCCCCTGATCCTTGATCAGAACTACATTAACACCAAAAATCAAGTTATCAAAGCAGAGAGGAGGGTGCTAAAGGAGTTGGGATTTTGTGTTCATGTCAAGCATCCTCATAAGGTGAGTTGTAGAGTTCAGAAATTGGGTTCGTAAGTATTAGGACTTttctaaaaattctattttatatgaatttatgTTTCTATCTGAGCATTAACCTTGGTTTTAAAAAGCATTCCTTTAAAGGTTCAGGCTTCCTCGAAAAACATTCTTTTGGATGTTGAGATTTATCAGTAAAGTGACAGTCAAAAATGTAGGTTCAAATCTTAAATCTTAATTGTGTGCTCATAGagaagttatttttgtttctgtggttAAACTCCCAGTTTTTCCACCTAGAATACAGAGATATAAAGTTCCTCATTCCAAGGAATAAATGTGTAGCTACAAAAGTGTCTGGCACACTTACTGTCATAGTAGAATGTTCTAAGTGTGTTGGCTGCTCACTGTTAGCATTATCGGAAATTTGTTTCTCCCAACGTCTCTTAGCTTTCGTTATCAATATAAGCGGTAGAGTGAGTTAGCCAGGTCAGGACTACCTGGGCTAGAAATGTACCTTGGGAAATGAGGTGAAATAATCTAGCACAGTGCCCATCACATAGTAAAGTGCCAATGAAAAATactcttttaatttcctttttttcctgtacaATTCTGAAATGTACTTCTAAacagaatttatataaaatctaGTCATATAACAGTTCACATTAGAATCTTACGTACATTTAAATTGGTCTGTATTATCGATGCAGAATTATAACTTGAATCTAACATTTTCAATTACTTTTTTCATTGAACTCTACTCGGAAAGAACTACCAGTATACTAAATTGAGTTTTTTTCCCTTGTCCTTCAGATCATTGTTATGTATTTACAAGTCTTAGAATGTGAACGTAATCAAACCCTGGTTCAAACTGCCTGGTAAGTCacttttttagatttctttcCTAGCCaggaaaacagaagcagaaataaagtaagtttcattttccctttccaaAATAATGAGATAAGTTTGTTtggggctttttgttgttttttgtttttgttttttttaaccaaaaggtAAATAATGCTTATTTCTGCTTCCTGTTTTCTTGGCTTGACTAATTACTTTTAATGGAGAACTCAatttaactttgttcttttttctactCTTTAATTAAAGGGTAGTCCATGATGGTAAGTCATAGAACTCTGccctctgcacttcagcccatGACCTCAGGATGGCCTGATTGGCTACCCTGCTCTCCAGCCAATCCAGTGCAAGCTCTCATCCGAGATTCACTGAAGTGGTCCATATCCATCTGGCAGCATCTTCTAGTTCTGTCGGGGTGTCAAAAGGATTTGTATATTTGCTTCTAGAAGTAACTATTTGACATGCCTATGTATTTAATGTATACTTGTAACTATCAAAATGAATAGTTCATTTTTGATAGATTTGTTGTCCAGCCATTATGAATTAAATGGTTTCTTATtaggagttttatttttagtatgtatagcgtgaattctaccaaaggagACTACAAACTTGCAGCTTAAAATGGGCACCAGTTCCCACACTGGCTTAATTTATATAACTGCTTGGCTGTATTGCGGATAATAATATTAGAAGCAAGAagcacttcatttttaaaagagatgttaCTATTATATTGCTTAAATGCTTTAGCACTTGGACTTTTTGAGATGCAGATGTGTGATTCAGAGTGCTGGCTTATTTAAAGGTCAAGCCAAGGAGTTTGTGGATCAGCCACAACTACTGTTTCCTAAGACTATTGATGTGAAGGACTTAGtgaagtaatttttatattttggacttcccagcaagATGTCCTTTTAATGACTGCCATGCTTCTTTtggactcagtaaatatttgtaatgtTAGAAAAGTCTCATTACTTTTATAAAATGCATGACATTTTAAGTATGTGTTGCATAAAATGGATTATAGCAGTTCTCATGGTTTAGGATTTTTAAGAAATAGTCCATTTAATTTCAGCTTAACCTTTTAAATGACCTGTAAAATTTCTTTAATAGTTTAGGAATGTTGTGGGGAGGGTTCATTAATAAAAGTTCAgcaattttttaactgaagtagtTTATCTCTTTTACCTAGTCACAAAAAAGGTATGTAAACAAGGCCATTATATGTGTTTATTGCTCTTTACTTCCCTATCTAGATTTTCTAAATATCTTAGTTTTCTTAATATAAGTTTAACTTGTTACCTACTGAAAATGCCTTTTTACCCCTGTTAACGGTATTTTGAGCTTTTGAGAAGAACTTGATTGACACTGCTTTTATTGTGGATAAAGGAGAGATGGTCAGTAATTAATGGCTTGAAGTATTATTGGAGTGGTTTATCATTTCTGAAACTAATCATGTCAGAATTGACTTTGAAAGCATTGCTTTTTACAGAAATATATTATAAGTTTAGGAGTAATTTCTAGTTGGATTGTAATAcgaaataatttaaaagagctTCGCTCATGTATAGGAAAATTGCAAATGGTCCTACTATTCTTACTACTTGCTGATTTTTTTGAATTAAGAGTTGTTATATGCTAGAATATGAGGATGTGAAtataaataagagaagaaaaaagaataaagtagatTGAGTCTCCAATTTTATGTAAGCTTCAGAAGAACTGGTTTGTTTACATACAAGCTTAtagttgaaatatttttcaggaaTTACATGAATGACAGTCTTCGAACCAATGTTTTTGTTCGATTTCAACCAGAGACTATAGCATGTGCTTGCATCTACCTTGCAGCTAGAGCACTTCAGGTAGGTGTATATTTCCCATTTTGTTCTGTAGGATAAATCACACAAATTTTCGGTGGTTCCAATACAGATTTAGCAAAAATTTAATCTAAACCATTCTGTTCTTATGGTTTAGATTCCATTGCCAACTCGTCCCCAttggtttcttctttttggtACTACGGAAGAGGAAATCCAGGAAATCTGCATAGAAACGCTTAGGCTTTATACCAGAAAAAAGGTATTCTCTATTTACTCGTTTGTGCCAAGATGCTAAGAGTCTAAGCTACTGTAAGGGAGaaatactaattttcttttttccccaacagCCAAACTATGAATTACtggaaaaagaagtagaaaaaagaaaagtagcctTACAAGAAGCCAAATTAAAAGCAAAGGGATTGAATCCTGATGGAACTCCAGCCCTTTCAACCCTCGGTGGATTTTCTCCAGCCTCCAAGCCATGTAAGATGTATTTAGAATTAAAACGACTTGGGGGCACTGAAAGTGTATTTCTATTAGAGAGCTTTTACATTTGAAAGTTGCATAGAGAAAAATGATGTTAAGAAGCTGCTACTATGTTCTCTTATGGCAGTCAACTAAAGACTGATACTTGGAAGCGGAAGCATGGTACTTTGAGTTACATTTAGAAACAACTTTTTGGCCCTCTGTTAAATCCAGTAGTTAACATGCTGTTATGTCTTTTAAAAGCATCGCCAAGAGAAGTAAAAGCTGAAGAGAAATCACCAATCTCCATTAATGTGAAGACAGTAAAAAAAGAACCTGAGGATAGACAACAGGCTTCCAAAAGCCCTTACAATGGGTGAGTATACTTGGGCTGGAAAACTGGCTTGAGGAATCTTTTATGTGTTTACTTTTTAACACACTAAGTTTGTAACTAATGTGTCATGATTTTTTGAAGTGTAAGAAAAGACAGCAAGAGAAGTAGAAATAGCAGAAGTGCAAGTCGATCAAGGTCAAGAACACGATCACGTTCTAGATCACATACTCCAAGAAGACAGTAAGTAAATGTTTTCTTAGAGAAGCAGTCTTATTTGGGGTTTTGAAAGGttaatgtgttttctttaaaaattgaacaTAGATTATTTTCAAAGTTAGGTTAGAATTAGGCTTTTAATATGAGGTAAATTATGAGAAATGAGTCTGGAGATGTTCTGGACATACAGTATCTTAATGGCATTCTGttatattttctcccatgttttTTGGAGAAGTGTAGGAGCTACCCACAAAGTGCTTGAGGGCCATAGTATTGTTTTTAATGTGAaaactccttttttaaaaaatttcagttagaaaatgtatttcattaaCCCCTTATTAATAACTAATAATCAAATTAACCAATGAATCCTTCCTAGTTAGGCTTGTAATTAGATTGTTAGCTCCTCATGGCTCTTCAATGTCTTTTGAACATGTGGGAGACATTTAATAAAAAGCATAGCTCTAGGACACTAAAAATTGCTAATTACTCCCCTTGGAATATAGACATAAGAACATTTGCTTAAGATTTAATATGTGATATATAGGCTTGGGCATACAGCAGTGATGGGTGGGGAGATTTTGAAAAGTTCTGGTTTGTCATTTATGTAGCTGGTAGTTTTGTTTTGAACCTGTTATGAGCGACCACCAGAGTAATCTGTTCCCCATAGAAACTGAACCTAaacttcaaatttttattatctaAGCTATAATAATAGGCGGAGTCGATCTGGAACATACAGCTCGAGATCAAGAAGCAGGTCCCGCAGTCACAGTGAAAGCCCTCGAAGACATCATAATCATGGTTCTCCTCACCTTAAGGCCAAGCATaccagagatgatttaaaaagTTCAAACAGACATggtcataaaaggaaaaaatctcgTTCTCGATCTCAGAGCAAGTCTCGGGATCACTCAGATGCAGCCAAGAAGCACAGGCATGAAAGGGGACATCATAGAGACAGGCGTGAACGATCTCGCTCCTTTGAGAGGTCCCATAAAAGCAAGCACCATGGTGGCAGTCGCTCAGGACATGGCAGGCACAGGCGctgattttctcttcctttgagcCTGCATCAGTTCTTGGTTTTGCCTATCTACAGTGTGATGTATGGACTCAATCAAAACATTAAACGCAAACTGATTAGGATTTGATTTCTTGAAACCCTCTAGGTCTCTAGAACactgaggacattttcttttgaaaagaactatgttaatttttttgcaCATTAAAATGCCCTAGCAGTATCTAATTAAAAACCATGGTCAGGTTCAATTGTACTTTATTATAGTTGTGTATTGTTTATTGCTATAAGAACTGGAGCGTGAATTCTGTAAAAATGTATCTTATTTTTATACAGATAAAATTGCAGACACTGTTCTATTTAAGTGGTTATTTGTTTAAATGATGGTGAATACTTTCTTAACACTGGTTTGTCTGCATGTGTAAAGATTtttacaaggaaataaaatacaaatcttgTTTTTTCTAAACTGCttcaaatatcttatttaaataaattattaaaaagcaaaattttaatagCAAAATGGCTGTACTGGTTTTCTGATGAACTTACTCTTTCCTCCATTAGCTGTAGTATGAGATTATTAAAATGCAATTCTTAACTGCATTGTGAGGTATTGTAAGTCTTCACTGTATATATGGAAAAAGGGAATGGGAGTCACCCAACAATGtaacattaaatattatattgtaGCATAAACCAAAAAACCTGATTTGCATAAGGTAATTTTGAGTCAGATTTAAGTACTATTTCTGAAATGAGGTGCTGTATTGAATGAATCAAAACTTAGTAACTATTGAGCTTTAACAGTTCTGTATAATTTAGGCATTTAATGTTATGACTTTTATGTAGGCTAGGAGAAAAGGCGAGGCCCCTGAACTTGAGTCGTTGATAGAATATAAGCTGATCACAAAGAAGTGAAGTTTTGATGAAAAGGCCGGAATTTCTATCCAAATGAACGTTTTCAAGTTACTcacatttggtatttttttcaagattttggaAATCAGTTTACAGATCTTAAAAGTCAAAAATGTTGCATTACTTTATAATTACACTAAGGTCcccattacatttattttacctACTTTAATTGTCCACTAGACTTGGCTCCAAGTGATTTGTTGCtgtttcaagaaataaaatacaccCACAAAGAGGAAGATGTATTACTgctaaggatatttttaaaaataaagttacagcTTCTGAAGAGGATTCCAAAGTCTTACAATGTGTTCACCAATGGCAAGTGGTGGAGGCTGGAAAAAATAGCTTCTCAAGGCAACTCCTTTGAAGGAGATGAGATTCATTAGGATATAAAAGTGTTGGGAGTGCTACTTAAATTAGTTATAGTTGTAACTATAAAGACTAACCAGAAACTAACAAGACCCAGTGTAAATTAGCCACTTCATGCTTGAAAGAGGGTAGGTAGTTCATTAAGACATTTCTGCATGATTTGTAATACACATTGCTGAATTATAAATTGATATTCTGAAAAGCTAACTGCTTCTAAATGCTAAACAGTTTGTTTCCTTTACAAGACATTGAAAAAAGGCAGAGGCAAATGTCAGCAAAGGCCCTGTTAGCAAAttaatcttgaatttttttttaacttttttttttttttagagacgaggtcttgctacgttgcccaggtcggtcacgaactcctggcctcaagtgatcctcccacctcagcctcccaagtattaaATTCTTACTGAAATTACTTATGTGCTTTATCTTTGCTGGGAGATAAGAGTGCTGTGGGTGAGGGTTGTTTGTGAAGATGGGGAGTTGTGGAGGATACACCTGCATGTGGAATGAGGTTTGTATGTTAACGGTGTTTTTAGAGGTGGCTTTGTGGGCTAGACGAAAATTTTTTTCAGGGTCTTGATTTTTGTCTTATTGTCTGTTACTGAATCTGTTTTCTAAGTTGTCAAAGGATGTTAACCTCATGCTGCTCTATGGCTATTTCAAAGCTTTCTCTAAAAGTAATACTCattttcaaacttattttgagaaacaaaatTGTGGAATACCCATAATACCTGTTTATCAGCTCCAAAAATAATGATTAGCAAAACTTACTTAATCTGTATCCCACTAATTCACCACTCCACCCTTGCTATTGGGAAGAAAATCCCATACAAGGAAAGTTTGTTCCCAAGTGTTTCAATCCACAAGAttgaggatttttaaaacatcaccATATAGCTTTATTGTAAGAGTTAAAAGTAATGCTATACTACCCCTGTCAGTATCCAGAAAGCCCTCATCTCTGATTTGTTTTAACTGGTTTGTTGAAAGTCCAAATATGTTGCATTGGCTTTAACCACAGGCTTCTCCGTATTTCTTACTTGAAATTGGGTCATGTCCAGAAGAATTTTTCACCTGGGTTTGTTCATTGTAACTCCGTGCTGTCACTGAACACATTTTTCTGTCCACTGTGTAGTAAACTGGTAGATCTTGAGGCTTGAACAGATtcaggtttaatttttttatttgtctggAATTCAGAAGCCTGGACACCCAGATTGttattttagaactgaaaactaGGTTGCTGCCTCATCCACCAGGTATTTTACTGGGTTCTCAGTTGTTATCCATTGGTGCTTGTACTTCACCGGCTTTTGTATCTGTTTTCCCTCTGTCCTCTGTCTCATGTTTTGGTTGGCCCATTACAGCAATGAAAATGTTATTTGTCCTAATGATCCTgatactttttttccttaaatgacCCAcgaattaaatctttttttttctttttttctttttgagatggagtcttactctgtcgctcaggctggagtgcagtggtgtggtctcggctcactgcaagctccacctcctgggttcacgccattctcctgcctcagcctcccgagtagctgggactacaggctccctgcaccacacctggctactttttttgtatttttagtagagacggggtttcactgtgttagccaggatggtctcgatctcctgaccttgtgatccacccgtctccgcctcccaaagtgctgagattacaggtgtgagccactgcgcccagcgaaATCCTGATTCTTAATACAAGTCCTTTCATGTTATGGAACATTACGTTTGTCCTTTGCAGTTGGTATCTTTAAAGACCGGTGAAATTCTTAACcatgttcacattttaaaacaaagtgaaCATAAAAATGACTAATTCTTTCTTAGAACTGAAGTTCTAAGTTTTGCTTTAATTGCTTTTAAGTATTGCCACTTATAACCCCATTATTAACACCACAGTCTGCATCAAAAGCTTACTTTAAAACATTCAGTTTTCatgaaagttttcaaaaaataattttttaacaatcaTAAGTTTGAAAATTTAcgtaacagatttttaaaaatgaagttaaaagcaTGGACATGCTGAGGGTCTTATGCATGGGCATATTACAGGGGTCGGAGAGACAGGAGGTGCATGAGGTTTGTTAAGGGGAACATCACTTCCCTACGTGAAAACTGGAAGGGAGCAGCGTTCATTGTGTGGGCCTTGAGCCCCTCATCCCTTTCACTCTAAGGCTGGAAGCCACAGCCTGGTGTTCTAACCATTTGAACACTTCCATTTGTTCAAAGGTTGACTTTGTAATCATTTGAATATTTCCGTCTGTTACATGGAAGGAACATGGACTTCCTTGTCAGCTCTGCATTTTAAATCATTCCTCCACAGTGACTTAAGTTATTTTACCTCTTGTCTACTGGCCCTTACAACACTTTGTGTAGTATATGTGTTGGGCAAATAGGATTTATTTTTACCACTGCAACCCAAACTTCATATTGGAAAGCACTCAAATATTCAGAAAAGTTTGAATTCTACCACTCTCATAAACACAGTTCAAAAGACAGCTGTTTGAGAATGCTCCTTCACTAATACTAATACAGTATCTTCAATAATGTGTGTACCTTATAGAAAATCTTGAACAGTACAAGATTTTATAATTAAGGCATGAAAAACTGCTTGGGCTCTTTGATTTCAGGTGTCCTC
Coding sequences within it:
- the CCNL1 gene encoding cyclin-L1 isoform X1; translated protein: MASGPHSTATAAAAASSAAPSAGGSSSGTTTTTTTTTGGILIGDRLYSEVSLTIDHSLIPEERLSPTPSMQDGLDLPSETDLRILGCELIQAAGILLRLPQVAMATGQVLFHRFFYSKSFVKHSFEIVAMACINLASKIEEAPRRIRDVINVFHHLRQLRGKRTPSPLILDQNYINTKNQVIKAERRVLKELGFCVHVKHPHKIIVMYLQVLECERNQTLVQTAWNYMNDSLRTNVFVRFQPETIACACIYLAARALQIPLPTRPHWFLLFGTTEEEIQEICIETLRLYTRKKPNYELLEKEVEKRKVALQEAKLKAKGLNPDGTPALSTLGGFSPASKPSSPREVKAEEKSPISINVKTVKKEPEDRQQASKSPYNGVRKDSKRSRNSRSASRSRSRTRSRSRSHTPRRHYNNRRSRSGTYSSRSRSRSRSHSESPRRHHNHGSPHLKAKHTRDDLKSSNRHGHKRKKSRSRSQSKSRDHSDAAKKHRHERGHHRDRRERSRSFERSHKSKHHGGSRSGHGRHRR
- the CCNL1 gene encoding cyclin-L1 isoform X2 → MASGPHSTATAAAAASSAAPSAGGSSSGTTTTTTTTTGGILIGDRLYSEVSLTIDHSLIPEERLSPTPSMQDGLDLPSETDLRILGCELIQAAGILLRLPQVAMATGQVLFHRFFYSKSFVKHSFEIVAMACINLASKIEEAPRRIRDVINVFHHLRQLRGKRTPSPLILDQNYINTKNQVIKAERRVLKELGFCVHVKHPHKIIVMYLQVLECERNQTLVQTAWNYMNDSLRTNVFVRFQPETIACACIYLAARALQIPLPTRPHWFLLFGTTEEEIQEICIETLRLYTRKKPNYELLEKEVEKRKVALQEAKLKAKGLNPDGTPALSTLGGFSPASKPSSPREVKAEEKSPISINVKTVKKEPEDRQQASKSPYNGVRKDSKRSRNSRSASRSRSRTRSRSRSHTPRRQDEVLLRCPGRSRTPGLK